From Numenius arquata chromosome 4, bNumArq3.hap1.1, whole genome shotgun sequence, a single genomic window includes:
- the LOC141464189 gene encoding sodium-dependent neutral amino acid transporter B(0)AT3-like, which yields MSKDLAVPPEIPKEDGRPKWDNKFQYILSCIGFAVGLGNVWRFPYLCQIHGGGAFLIPYFIALIFEGIPLLHLELALGQCLRKGSIGAWNTISPYLGGVGAGSWMVSVLVSLYYNTVLTWVMWYFINSFQEPLPWSVCPLNENRTGLNKECYESTAVNYFWYRKTLNITPDVTESGTLQWWLILCLATCWAIVYLCTIRGIETTGKAIYVTAIFPYLVLTIFLIQGLTLPGATDGLAYLFTPNLSTLKNPRVWLDAATQIFFSLSLAFGGLIAFSSYNPAKNDCEKDAVTVAIVNSMTSIYASIPVFSVLGFKATTGYWDCLDRNIISIINEFDLPEESIMRQNYTAWISFLNSSYPEKIAGLKLKSCDLQEFLDQSVSGTGLAFIIFTQAIILMPGSQAWAILFFIMLFSLGLSSMFGNIEGVFTPLLELQVISKSIPKELLSGIICLICFLIALCFTLGSGSYWIDIFDRYAGSLPLLVIAFFEVIGVVYVYKIKRFSKDVKQMTGRKPNLYWQITWRFISPLLLLIVFVAFVILQIQKSPSYAAWNPKYEGFPMKEEKVYPPWVLAICVLLAVLPCVFVPLVALFQLIKRTCRSKELSCVPPEVFSCQGANSNFSHQKE from the exons GAGCATTCCTGATCCCATACTTCATCGCTTTAATCTTTGAAGGAATTCCGCTGTTGCATCTTGAACTGGCCCTAGGGCAGTGCCTGAGGAAAGGCAGCATCGGTGCCTGGAACACCATCTCGCCTTACCTCGGAGGAGTCG GGGCTGGTTCGTGGATGGTGTCGGTTCTGGTGAGCTTATACTACAACACTGTTTTAACCTGGGTGATGTGGTATTTCATAAACTCCTTCCAAGAACCTCTTCCTTGGAGTGTTTGTCCTCTAAATGAAAACAGAACAG GGCTCAACAAAGAATGTTACGAAAGTACTGCAGTAAATTATTTTTGGTACAGGAAAACTTTGAACATAACACCTGATGTCACTGAGAGTGGCACATTACAGTGGTGGCTCATTTTGTGCTTAGCAACTTGCTGGGCCATCGTCTATCTCTGCACCATCCGAGGAATTGAAACCACAGGAAAG GCAATTTATGTAACAGCAATATTTCCTTACCTGGTCCTAACTATATTCCTTATTCAAGGACTCACTCTACCAGGAGCCACGGACGGTCTGGCTTACCTCTTCACCCCTAAT CTAAGCACCTTGAAAAATCCCCGTGTATGGCTTGATGCAGCTACccagattttcttctctctctctttggctTTTGGAGGGCTTATTGCGTTCTCAAGCTACAATCCAGCAAA AAATGACTGTGAAAAGGATGCTGTGACAGTAGCAATTGTGAACAGCATGACGTCCATCTACGCTTCCATCCCAGTCTTTTCTGTTTTGGGGTTTAAAGCAACCACAGGCTACTGGGACTGCTTGGACAG GAACATTATCAGTATCATCAATGAATTTGATCTTCCGGAAGAAAGCATCATGCGACAGAACTATACAGCCTGGATTAGTTTCCTGAATTCATCATATCCAGAAAAAATTGCTGGACTCAAACTGAAAAGCTGTGACCTTCAAGAATTTCTTGATCAG AGTGTATCGGGAACTGGCTTGGCTTTCATCATTTTCACTCAAGCCATCATTCTGATGCCAGGCTCCCAGGCCTGGGCCATCCTGTTTTTCATAATGTTGTTCAGCTTGGGTCTTTCTTCTATGTTTGGGAACATCGAGGGAGTCTTCACTCCTCTTCTAGAGCTTCAAGTTATATCTAAATCAATACCCAAAGAGCTATTATCTG gtataATATGTCTTATTTGCTTCCTCATTGCTCTGTGTTTTACGCTGGGCTCAGGGAGTTACTGGATTGACATTTTTGACCGCTATGCAGGCTCCTTGCCTCTTCTAGTCATCGCTTTCTTTGAAGTGATTGGGGTTGTATATGTGTATAAAATTAAAAG GTTCAGTAAAGATGTGAAACAGATGACTGGACGAAAACCCAATCTCTACTGGCAGATCACATGGAGGTTTATTAGCCCTCTGCTCCTGCTAATCGTCTTCGTGGCCTTTGTTATTCTTCAGATACAGAAGTCACCGAGCTACGCAGCCTGGAACCCTAAATAT GAAGGCTTCCCTATGAAAGAGGAGAAAGTCTATCCACCTTGGGTACTGGCCATCTGTGTGCTGTTAGCTGTCCTTCCGTGTGTGTTTGTACCCCTGGTAGCACTCTTCCAGCTGATCAAACGAACATGCAGAAGCAAGGAGCTAAGCTGTGTACCACCAGAAGTGTTTTCATGTCAGGGGGCTAATAGCAACTTTTCTCATCAAAAAGAATAA